The DNA segment CATAtagggtatatatatatataatagtgattaggggtggaCGTTCGGATTCTTTTTTGGGtctttttgggatttcgtgttcagttcagatctttgaggatttggttaggatttggataactaatttaaataggtttactttaaatatttggatagagaattaataattatttaagtatttttggagttttgagtatattttgactatttaagatatttacgtttgattatttgtatatattttcaagcatttaagcgaacttaaaagtatcatatgtATTCTGgacgtttttatatatattaaatctaaaaataattaatatatataagtatataaatctattttggatatcaaaaatacttcggttcggatcggattagatttgagttcttcaaataccaaaattttgaataattcatatatttaatcaattccggTTCGGATTaagtactacttattcggattgggatcggttcaattcttcgaattcgagttttttcccaaccctaaatagtgacataaaaatcaaatagcatcatattttttaaaaaataatacacccgcacgggcgtgcgggtcaaaatctagtctatactattaaagtagGATTCTATCATCCTTTTTACCTTAGCCTGCCATTTTCTTTaataacattgcatgtttcattaaaagcaatcaagtaatattaataacaaatttatattgggtcatttttttcggatccagcccacatcagatctctcttgggccatttgggctgattaaaaaatcagatccaattctcacatttttttttggggccattgagtccaagttcaaatatttttttttcaactattcttaattattattttttttcttttcttaatataatttaagaattcgtaaaaaaattgaattttttcattaaaaagtataatctttattaaaagtatataatttgttttattaaaataataaccacataataaaattaatttatcagagttataccaacttaattcattaaaaaaataatgtttaatttttaaacataaatagtaatttaaaatgaaatacgataaataaagataaaaagtttaagtcttttataaaataaaacacaaatatataaaaatatgacatttactaaatatttttcaactgaaaaaaaaaatagacccgcgctttaaaagcgcggatcaaaatctagtttatcaTTATCAAAACAAACAGAAATTTgagatttttgaaaatttacttcaaagattttcataaaaattcaaaatttttaattaaaaaaagtatttaaacagtattaatttatataaaaatagacaTTTTTAATACATACCAATTTATTCAATATCCAACTTATGATTACTattttactagtaatttaatttggTTGATGGAGGATATCTTGGCTATAacttaataaagtaaaaataaaaataaaaagcaaatGAGTTGACATAtagagtttttaaatataaacttGCCATTTTCCtacattaatatataacttaCTCATGAAACTCATTTctcataataataaaaatgaagtgtGTGAAAAGCAACCTTGAAAACTCCACTTTACACTTCAAAATGACAGCAAAAAGAggtcaagaataaaaaaaaaaaggagacaaaccttcagaaaagaaaagaataaattcCACCATGCTAATCTAAACAAAATTCAATCAATGACTATAAATCTAAGCACAATAATGACTTTAGCCAACAAAATCCAACACACAGAGGATCTTTAATCAAACACTAGTAGAACTTGGATGTGTCTCAAAAGAAGGAGGCGTGTGAGAAGAAGGTGAACCAATAGAGCCACGAGTCCTGAATATTTCAAGAACAAGAAAAGCAAGTAATGTCACTGACAAAACAAACCCATATCCAATTCTCCATCCATCTTCTTCACTATTAGCCATTCGTATCCCAAAAACAATGTTCACTGCTCCAAAGAACAGAGAGATTCTCCCAATCCAATGATGATACCAATTCCAATACCGCCTCATCTTTGTCTCCTTGCGCGGCCTCGCAAAGAAAGCCAAAACCTACAAAACATATCATAAGCATGCATGTTCAATTACAAGCTATAACCTATATTTGTTTCTCAAACCTGAAGAATGCTGAGGATTAGAAGAAAGATCCCAATGCCTCGATGTGCAGGTATATCTGGTTGGATCCTATTGTAAAGCTGGATTCCAAGGATAACAGCGGCTAGACCGAAGATAAATCCAGTGAACTGAATACAAATGTGAAGATAATACCAAAGAGGGTCTCTATGCCTCAGGTATCTCGCCAGGATTGCCCCTAGAGGAAGTAAAAAACCCCATCCCAGTATTGCTATAACTCCATGTCTTGTCTTCTCCGAGGAAGCTGTGGTTTGTATGGATGATGTTACACCATTTGCTGCATTGACCAAGAAAGAACACCAATGAAAAGAAGTATTACACTATAGTGTTATACAAAGTTTGCATGTAAAATATTCGTTTTTACaccatttttgttttgtttcttttcatcgGAACATCATTTTGATAGTACAATCTaccaaaatgatttttaataaatttttatatggtTCTGGatatggttttaaatttttgaaaaataagataactaagaaatttcatcaaaacactttaaactcataataaatattgcaaaatatactatttgaaatatttttttaactcagATAGTACATCTAAATGCAACAAATAGtggatttttatttaatttaaatcacTATAAATTACAGAATACATCTAttacttatcaaaatatttcattattttgtaaataagaaatGCACACGCAAAACAAGATTaaattagagaaaaatataCAGTTACCATTTTGTCTTGATAGAAATacaaaatcataatattttccTTGAAATGTAAACTCAACATTTTGAATGTTAATGTGTAATTGCAAACGCAAACGTTTAAAACAAGTATGACCATAGTCATGTTGGGATCAATACCTTTGGAGAAGTCAACGATGACAGTAATTTTATCATCATGCTTACTCAAACGACCAAGCTTGGAAGGATAAGCCGAGCTAAACGCTAGAATCACCGCTCTACGAGGAACTCTAACGGTAAACTTCACCTGAAAAGCCAAATAAATCATTGCTCCATGAAGAGCCACCACCGGAGGAACTTTCTGTAACTGTAACTCTCCTTGATCAGGCACAACTTGGTCTCTCTCTGTTCCTTGGAGATAGTACTGTTTGATTTTAGCATGACCCTTCTTCGTAATCCACCCCACCATCGCGCTTGATCCCACCATTCTTCCGTCTCTGGAGAATCCGACTCCGACCCACCCGGTTGTGTATAGAGCCGAGAGTATGATCGTCATtacattttctctgttttctgAGTACTGCTAAAAGTGGAAAAAGATTGTTACTTTTTGTATGCTGATGTGTAAAAGGaatgtttttttaagtttaccCTTAAGACGAATGTGTTCCAGAGAGGTGTACATGGCATGGAGTCGGAGATGTTGCTGTACGGTGGAGGGAGGAAGTCGGATAAACGGTTTGTGAAACAGAGGTTCTGGGTGACGTCATCTGCAAGATCTTGTCCGAGTAAAAGACAGAGGATGTAGAATCCGAGAAGGGTTCTCATGGCGAAGATCGAAGCTGGAGAGAGAGGGGACAATGGAGGTTTTTtggtgaaggagaagaagagtgatTGGGTTTGTTGGTGAAAGTGGTTGAAGATGGCGAGCAATCATAATCACCAAATTGTGTTTTAAAATCTCATCCTGGATTGGAGTTTGAAAGAGATGATGGAGTTGATGTTTCAGTGGTTAAGTATCGGACAGTTTATGTCCCCTTGGTCACTAAATAGACACGTGAACCGACAAAGATATGCCAAAGATGCGATGGGAGAGAGAGAGTGGGGTCGTAACTGGACCAGAGTGGGGGGAAGTGGAGCAGCCATAG comes from the Brassica napus cultivar Da-Ae chromosome A7, Da-Ae, whole genome shotgun sequence genome and includes:
- the LOC106353289 gene encoding cytochrome b561 and DOMON domain-containing protein At3g61750 isoform X1; this encodes MRTLLGFYILCLLLGQDLADDVTQNLCFTNRLSDFLPPPYSNISDSMPCTPLWNTFVLRQYSENRENVMTIILSALYTTGWVGVGFSRDGRMVGSSAMVGWITKKGHAKIKQYYLQGTERDQVVPDQGELQLQKVPPVVALHGAMIYLAFQVKFTVRVPRRAVILAFSSAYPSKLGRLSKHDDKITVIVDFSKANGVTSSIQTTASSEKTRHGVIAILGWGFLLPLGAILARYLRHRDPLWYYLHICIQFTGFIFGLAAVILGIQLYNRIQPDIPAHRGIGIFLLILSILQVLAFFARPRKETKMRRYWNWYHHWIGRISLFFGAVNIVFGIRMANSEEDGWRIGYGFVLSVTLLAFLVLEIFRTRGSIGSPSSHTPPSFETHPSSTSV
- the LOC106353289 gene encoding cytochrome b561 and DOMON domain-containing protein At3g61750 isoform X2, with the protein product MRTLLGFYILCLLLGQDLADDVTQNLCFTNRLSDFLPPPYSNISDSMPCTPLWNTFVLRYSENRENVMTIILSALYTTGWVGVGFSRDGRMVGSSAMVGWITKKGHAKIKQYYLQGTERDQVVPDQGELQLQKVPPVVALHGAMIYLAFQVKFTVRVPRRAVILAFSSAYPSKLGRLSKHDDKITVIVDFSKANGVTSSIQTTASSEKTRHGVIAILGWGFLLPLGAILARYLRHRDPLWYYLHICIQFTGFIFGLAAVILGIQLYNRIQPDIPAHRGIGIFLLILSILQVLAFFARPRKETKMRRYWNWYHHWIGRISLFFGAVNIVFGIRMANSEEDGWRIGYGFVLSVTLLAFLVLEIFRTRGSIGSPSSHTPPSFETHPSSTSV